The window CGGAAGAAGTATCATGTTCCCGGTCAACTACTTCCCCAAGACCCCAACCAtgtacaataatttttttgcttGGATATGGTTCTTTTCATGGCCTACAAGAAAAGTAAAGAACAATCTATTCTACAATTCGGCTTTGGGATATCAATATTTGCATTTGCAACATCCATATTTTTgtaagaaataattttttattcttattgcAATCCAAGGCACAAATATGAGTCACAACAAAGAAGAACACTTAGGCGATAAGGCGATGGGCCAGTATTTGATTTGCCATACATATCTATATACTATCCGTAGCATATTTCTTTTCATAGCATAACTTTATTAAAGTGATATAAAGATGGTAAATGCAATGAGTAGAACATACATGATTAtactactcatattttaaaacaatagAGTTGAagaaacacaacaaaatactccctccgtcccaaggaagataaCCCCTTCTTTaggcggcacgagattttatgcaattatattttgtgtattaagaggagagagtaaagtaagagagacgaaataaagtagagataaaggtatTTCcatttaagtaatgggtcattttaatttgcacaaaccaaaaatgaaaattgatcaTCTTCagtggaacggagagagtatgaTTCTCGATGTAAACTTGGTTCAACGTTAGAAAGATGATTTCCACTAGACTGAACAAGTTTGGTAATGGCGATAAGGCGATGGGCCAGTATTTGATTTGCCATACATATCTATATACTATCCGTAGCATATTTCTTTTCATAGCATAACTTTATTAAAGTGATATAAAGATGGTAAATGCAATGAGTAGAACATACATGATTAtactactcatattttaaaacaatagAGTTGAagaaacacaacaaaatactccctccgtcccaaggaagataaCCCCTTCTTTaggcggcacgagattttatgcaattatattttgtgtattaagaggagagagtaaagtaagagagacgaaataaagtagagataaaggtatTTCcatttaagtaatgggtcattttaatttgcacaaaccaaaaatgaaaattgatcaTCTTCagtggaacggagagagtatgaTTCTCGATGTAAACTTGGTTCAACGTTAGAAAGATGATTTCCACTAGACTGAACAAGTTTGGTAATATGTACCGTAGAAAGGTAGAAAATGAAAGACTTCCTTGGAACCATTTTCCTGTGATGATGTTGAATGATCCAAtctatagtaaaaataaaaattattattgttaattcTCTGTTCGAGCAATGATTGGCGATTCAAAAATgacaagaatatatataaacgtAGTaagatgtaatcaaatgcaaactctatatattgtaagaatttcaaactataatCCAGACTATTAGAAAATGTTAATAGTCAATATATGTCAACATAGTGTCAACAGTTGatcaaaataatagcaataaaaaatgtcaacacagtgtcaacggttgatgttgtattaatattgtattgacattgtgttgacatcttaaaattttacactatGATAACATTAtgttgaaactgtgttgaaaagtttggagtttgtacaatatataaagtttgcattttatcactaatCACCCAAactaactatatatattagtcgattcattttgttataaagTCATGGAATCTGTAAATTTAACGGTTATAGCGCTTTTAGCTCAATATATAACAATTTAGACATTAGTTTAATTAAGCACTTAAAACTAgactaatttctttttttttttcattagaCATAACACATAAAAAACGTTTATGACCAAATAGGagttttgcatatttttgttgtcATTAAGAAATGACTATGACCCATCCAAACAACTCACCATAGTCCATTCTATCAAATGGAAATCATCTCACCGTATCATTTATCTCTACACAATTAAAGCACTATATTTTTACAATTGAAGATACgagaaagcaaaaaaaaaaaaaaagttaaatcaataaagaaaaaagaaacttGAAGAAGAGAACAAGAACATGGCTAAAACtgataaaaaggaaaagaagaagtAAAAaaccatattattattagttaaaCTTGAAAGCACGAGGAGAAAAGTGTGTAGAATCAAAAACCATCATATCCCAGGTGACCAATCCCCACCGGCCACTTGGTATTATTTCTCCCCAAACTGAATTTCTTTTTGCCTAGTAAGTATCATAAGTAAATACACACTCATCCAAACACACATTAAGCCCCATAATAACCTACTCAAGCAAGGTATAATTTCTAACCATTTCTAAGTAGTACTTTTACATCATCATTACCACATATATACCCCTCCAAATCCATTCAATTCCACTATTCCCCCTTTCTTTCACAGACTCATTTTTTGCAATGGTGTGTGCTTGTGATTACTCAGAGATGTGGGAGAATTTAGTGGGGTGTGTGTGTGGCAAGATTAAAGACGAGGCCAGTgttgttagcattgagcagcagaagaagaagattaaaGGCATTGTCGtgctgaagaagaagaatgtgatGGATGTGACCGACATCCGCGCTTCCTTGGTGGACCGAATTCACGAGCTCATGGGCAAAGGCATTTCCCTCCAGCTTGTCAGCTCCCACTCTGCTGATCCTGGTTAGTCCTCTCGTGTTGTCCATTTCTGCAAATTAAGTGAAAATACAGAATTAATTGCaactttttttggtttgttgaAGAAAATTTGCTAAAAGGGAAGGTAGGGAAAGAGGCATACTTGGAGGATTGGGTGCCGAAGCTGACTTCTCTGAATGCGGAGGATGATGCGTTGTTCGATGTGAGCTTCGATTGGGATGAATCTCTAGGCGTTCCTGGTGCTCTCATTGTGAGAAACCAACACCACAGTCAGGTATACTTCAAGACAGTGAGGTTGGAAGACGTCCATGGCCACGGTCCTCTCCATTTCCTCTGCGACTCTTGGGTTTATCCCGTGCATCGCTATGCATATGATCGTGTCTTCTTCACAAACACGGTTTGTCTCAGTTTTTCactttgtatttttgttggaagcttataatttataaatatgttgaTTTTGATGTAATTAAATAGACGTACCTGCCAGCCGAGACGCCGGAGCCTCTGCTGTTTTATAGGCAGCAGGAGCTCATGAGCCTCCGAGGGACGGGTTCCGGGATGCTCAAGGAGTGGGATAGGGTCTATGATTATGCATACTATAGTGACTTGGGAATGCCTGAAAAGGGCCACCACTATGCTCGTCCGGTGCTCGGGGGGCCAGACTATCCCTACCCTCGTAGAGCGAGAACCGGGCGTAAGCCTAACAAAAAAGGTAAGCAATTAAGCATCCACATATTGATGTCAACTAACTTAACCATTCAAATATTGATAACtagtttcttgattttgaaatgCAGATCCCAATACCGAAAGCAGGTTGTTTCTGCTGAGCTTGAACACATATGTTCCCAATGATGAGAGGTTCAACCAGATCAAATTCTCTGATTTCATAGGCTATGCTCTTAAGTCTATAGGCCAGGTTATAGTGCCGGAGGTGAAGGCTTTACTGGACAAGACTATCAATGAGTTCGACACGTTTGAAGACATTCTTCGTCTCTATGAAGGCGGAGTCAAGATGCCTGATTCCCACTCGCTCAAGAAAATCAGGCAGTGCGTTCCGTGGGAGCTGGTCCGGGAACTCATTCGTTCTGATGGGGAACGCTTTCTTAAGTTTCCCGTGCCTGATGTCATCAAAGGTAAGCCAAGCTTACTTCACTTtgtaaagatttttttttaacacaagtgTTTGCAGGGGACAAAACTGCATGGAGAACAGATGAAGAATTCGGAAGAGAGATGCTCGCAGGAGTGAACCCTGTTGTCATTCAACGTCTCCAGGTAATCGAAACGACTCCAACAAATCTACATGGTTAGAAACATGATTTTGCCATTCCGACATCGCAGGAGTTTCCACCAAGAAGCAAACTGGACCGGGAACAATATGGCGATCAAGATAGCAGAATCACACGAGAGCACCTCCACACGAACATGGATGGCCTCAGCGTCGATGAGGTCATATTCCTAATTCTCTTCACTTTTCCTCAATcctgaaattaaattgattataaaaCATGCCTGATCAGGCCATAGAGAAAAACAAGATGTTCATATTAGATCATCACGATGCACTGATGCCGTACCTCAGAAGGATCAACACCACTACAACAAAAACTTACGCTACCCGAACAATCCTTCTCCTCCAAGCAGATGGCACTCTGAAACCACTGGCGATTGAACTAAGCTTGCCCCATGAAAATGGAGACGCCCTCGGTGCCATCAGCCAAGTGTTCACTCCTTGTGATCACGGAGTTGGGAACGCCATCTGGCAGCTCGCGAAAGCCTATGTTGCAGTAAATGACTCAGGCTATCATCAACTCATTAGCCACTGGTATGTATACATTGCATACAACACAACTTTTGATGCAACGATGATGAATGTGTTCATATCTGTGTGCAGGCTGAACACTCACGCGGTGATTGAGCCATTTGTGATTGCAACCAACAGACAGCTGAGCACGCTCCACCCTATACACAAGCTTCTGAAGCCTCATTTCCGCGACACAATCCACATAAACGCCTTGGCTAGGCAGATCCTCATCAACGCAGGTGGAGTGCTTGAGATAACCGTCTTCCCAGCAAGATACGCCATGGAAATGTCATCTTTCGTCTACAGAAACTGGAACTTCACCGAGCAAGCACTCCCCGTAGACCTCATCAAAAGGTTGGTCATAACTCATAACCAATTATTTGAAACCTGCACTTGCTATTTAACATGTCATCTCTTTCTAACTACTGCAGAGGAGTGGCTGTTCCCGACCAAAGCCATCCCTACGGCCTCAAACTCCTTATCGAAGACTACCCTTTCGCTGTTGATGGCTTGGAAGTCTGGTACGCAATTGAAACTTGGGTGACTGAGTACTGTTCCATCTACTACCCTGCTACAGACAATGAGGTCCGAGGAGACACAGAGCTTCAATCATGGTGGAAGGAGCTTCGTGAAGTGGGACATGGAGACTTAAAGGACAAGCCGTGGTGGCCTAAGATGGAGACAAGAGCTGAGCTCATCCAATCATGCACAATCGTGATATGGGTGGCATCGGCCCTCCATGCTGCTGTCAACTTCGGGCAATATCCTTACGCGGGATACCTCCCAAACCGCCCCACAGTGAGCCGTAGATTCATGCCTAAACCAGATACTGATGAGTTTGCTGAGCTGGAGTCTAATCCAGACTTGGCATACCTGAAAACTATAACAGCTCAGCTGCAAACTCTGCTGGGGGTTTCtttgattgaaatattgtcTAGGCATTCGAGAGATGAGATATATCTGGGACAGAGAGATAACCCCGAGTGGACTAGCGATGAGCGAGCCCTGGAAGCATTCGACAGATTCAGGACAACGTTGGTTGAGATTGAGAAGAGAATAAGGGAGAGGAACGAGGATAAGACGTTGAAGAACCGTTATGGGCCTGTGGAGGTCCCCTATATGCTGTTATACCCCAACACCTCTGATTACACTAGAGAGGGAGGCCTTACTGGAAAGGGTATTCCCAACAGTGTCTCTATCTGAACTTGGTCATTTTCTGCATCCCTTATGTCTTAACACTAAAGAAGTAGGTATTCTTTTACATCTCAACTAGTTATTGTTTGTGATTACATGTGTTCTTGCTTTGTTCCACcacattataaattactactactattcttTTTGTGATTATTATATATGGTTTCTGTCAATGTCATGCTCTTTTCCTATACTCATCAAACTACTAGTATTTGATggaacaacaaaaaaatgtagaAAAGGGTAAGCCTAGTTATATAATTGGCTAATCCATATCACCTTATCCACCCTATCCAACCATTCAGTCATGAGTCATCAAATATTATTCCAAACTCCTCCTTCCATTTCCCACCACCCAACCAATTCATGGCCATGGCAACCCAAGCCTCCCTCTTCTCCGCTACTGCGGTCACCCCCAAATCTGCCAACCCCCATCCCACAAGCCAACTAAAACCCAAACCCAACGCCCCATCCGCGCCATGGCCGATGAGGCCCCCGCCAAGAAGGCTGAAGCTCTTGCGGGATTCACACCACCCCATCGCCGATATTCGGAGGCAGCACGGGAGGGCTGCTCCGGAAGGCGCAGGTGGAGGAGTTCTACGTGATCACATGGGAGTCCCCGAAGGAGCAGGTGTTCGAGATGCCATCATGAGGCAGGGGCCGAACCTGCTGAAGCTGGCGAGGAAGGAGCAGTGCCTGGCACTGGGCACACGGCTCCGGTCCAAGTACAAGATAAACTACCAATTCTACCGGGTGTGCAGTATCTGCACCCCCGGAGAAGGTCAACGCCGGCCGGACCGGAGTTGGCGGAACTTCAGGTCCATTGGGAAGAATGTGAGTCCCATTGAGGTCAAGTTCAGCGGCAAGCAAGTCTATGATTTGTGATCATTTCATCACATTAATTACTCACGTCTATTTCTATCTAATCTTAAACGTGATCAGGGATTCATCTCTTTCTTCGCATTCTAATACTTCATTACAACTCTGCAATCATAATTCACTGAGTCGGCTGAACTCTCCACaatttaaactaaaa is drawn from Salvia hispanica cultivar TCC Black 2014 chromosome 6, UniMelb_Shisp_WGS_1.0, whole genome shotgun sequence and contains these coding sequences:
- the LOC125196667 gene encoding probable linoleate 9S-lipoxygenase 5 isoform X1 yields the protein MVCACDYSEMWENLVGCVCGKIKDEASVVSIEQQKKKIKGIVVLKKKNVMDVTDIRASLVDRIHELMGKGISLQLVSSHSADPENLLKGKVGKEAYLEDWVPKLTSLNAEDDALFDVSFDWDESLGVPGALIVRNQHHSQVYFKTVRLEDVHGHGPLHFLCDSWVYPVHRYAYDRVFFTNTTYLPAETPEPLLFYRQQELMSLRGTGSGMLKEWDRVYDYAYYSDLGMPEKGHHYARPVLGGPDYPYPRRARTGRKPNKKDPNTESRLFLLSLNTYVPNDERFNQIKFSDFIGYALKSIGQVIVPEVKALLDKTINEFDTFEDILRLYEGGVKMPDSHSLKKIRQCVPWELVRELIRSDGERFLKFPVPDVIKVFAGDKTAWRTDEEFGREMLAGVNPVVIQRLQEFPPRSKLDREQYGDQDSRITREHLHTNMDGLSVDEAIEKNKMFILDHHDALMPYLRRINTTTTKTYATRTILLLQADGTLKPLAIELSLPHENGDALGAISQVFTPCDHGVGNAIWQLAKAYVAVNDSGYHQLISHWLNTHAVIEPFVIATNRQLSTLHPIHKLLKPHFRDTIHINALARQILINAGGVLEITVFPARYAMEMSSFVYRNWNFTEQALPVDLIKRGVAVPDQSHPYGLKLLIEDYPFAVDGLEVWYAIETWVTEYCSIYYPATDNEVRGDTELQSWWKELREVGHGDLKDKPWWPKMETRAELIQSCTIVIWVASALHAAVNFGQYPYAGYLPNRPTVSRRFMPKPDTDEFAELESNPDLAYLKTITAQLQTLLGVSLIEILSRHSRDEIYLGQRDNPEWTSDERALEAFDRFRTTLVEIEKRIRERNEDKTLKNRYGPVEVPYMLLYPNTSDYTREGGLTGKGIPNSVSI
- the LOC125196667 gene encoding probable linoleate 9S-lipoxygenase 5 isoform X2 → MVCACDYSEMWENLVGCVCGKIKDEASVVSIEQQKKKIKGIVVLKKKNVMDVTDIRASLVDRIHELMGKGISLQLVSSHSADPENLLKGKVGKEAYLEDWVPKLTSLNAEDDALFDVSFDWDESLGVPGALIVRNQHHSQVYFKTVRLEDVHGHGPLHFLCDSWVYPVHRYAYDRVFFTNTTYLPAETPEPLLFYRQQELMSLRGTGSGMLKEWDRVYDYAYYSDLGMPEKGHHYARPVLGGPDYPYPRRARTGRKPNKKDPNTESRLFLLSLNTYVPNDERFNQIKFSDFIGYALKSIGQVIVPEVKALLDKTINEFDTFEDILRLYEGGVKMPDSHSLKKIRQCVPWELVRELIRSDGERFLKFPVPDVIKGDKTAWRTDEEFGREMLAGVNPVVIQRLQEFPPRSKLDREQYGDQDSRITREHLHTNMDGLSVDEAIEKNKMFILDHHDALMPYLRRINTTTTKTYATRTILLLQADGTLKPLAIELSLPHENGDALGAISQVFTPCDHGVGNAIWQLAKAYVAVNDSGYHQLISHWLNTHAVIEPFVIATNRQLSTLHPIHKLLKPHFRDTIHINALARQILINAGGVLEITVFPARYAMEMSSFVYRNWNFTEQALPVDLIKRGVAVPDQSHPYGLKLLIEDYPFAVDGLEVWYAIETWVTEYCSIYYPATDNEVRGDTELQSWWKELREVGHGDLKDKPWWPKMETRAELIQSCTIVIWVASALHAAVNFGQYPYAGYLPNRPTVSRRFMPKPDTDEFAELESNPDLAYLKTITAQLQTLLGVSLIEILSRHSRDEIYLGQRDNPEWTSDERALEAFDRFRTTLVEIEKRIRERNEDKTLKNRYGPVEVPYMLLYPNTSDYTREGGLTGKGIPNSVSI
- the LOC125196667 gene encoding probable linoleate 9S-lipoxygenase 5 isoform X3, encoding MWENLVGCVCGKIKDEASVVSIEQQKKKIKGIVVLKKKNVMDVTDIRASLVDRIHELMGKGISLQLVSSHSADPENLLKGKVGKEAYLEDWVPKLTSLNAEDDALFDVSFDWDESLGVPGALIVRNQHHSQVYFKTVRLEDVHGHGPLHFLCDSWVYPVHRYAYDRVFFTNTTYLPAETPEPLLFYRQQELMSLRGTGSGMLKEWDRVYDYAYYSDLGMPEKGHHYARPVLGGPDYPYPRRARTGRKPNKKDPNTESRLFLLSLNTYVPNDERFNQIKFSDFIGYALKSIGQVIVPEVKALLDKTINEFDTFEDILRLYEGGVKMPDSHSLKKIRQCVPWELVRELIRSDGERFLKFPVPDVIKVFAGDKTAWRTDEEFGREMLAGVNPVVIQRLQEFPPRSKLDREQYGDQDSRITREHLHTNMDGLSVDEAIEKNKMFILDHHDALMPYLRRINTTTTKTYATRTILLLQADGTLKPLAIELSLPHENGDALGAISQVFTPCDHGVGNAIWQLAKAYVAVNDSGYHQLISHWLNTHAVIEPFVIATNRQLSTLHPIHKLLKPHFRDTIHINALARQILINAGGVLEITVFPARYAMEMSSFVYRNWNFTEQALPVDLIKRGVAVPDQSHPYGLKLLIEDYPFAVDGLEVWYAIETWVTEYCSIYYPATDNEVRGDTELQSWWKELREVGHGDLKDKPWWPKMETRAELIQSCTIVIWVASALHAAVNFGQYPYAGYLPNRPTVSRRFMPKPDTDEFAELESNPDLAYLKTITAQLQTLLGVSLIEILSRHSRDEIYLGQRDNPEWTSDERALEAFDRFRTTLVEIEKRIRERNEDKTLKNRYGPVEVPYMLLYPNTSDYTREGGLTGKGIPNSVSI